A stretch of Sphingorhabdus sp. YGSMI21 DNA encodes these proteins:
- a CDS encoding carboxylesterase family protein — protein sequence MKPTFRSPIFIIISALFSLTTASAAARAADVPHATSEQGRLAGATDGLVERFLNIPYAAAPTGPLRWRAPQAAPGWRGVRDASVIGPACPQTVRPPLIAGGIAEKQSEDCLQLNIWRPKGARDLPVMVWMHGGAHVIGSGTFPVFDGSAFAQQGVILVTINYRLGPLGYFAHPALTAASPQEEAIGNYGLMDQLATLRWVQANIASFGGDPQQVTLFGESAGAIALSTILANREAKGLFARAIVQSGVGLTDLRILADEEKRGLAFAESAGALASASADDLRALPVAALVAAGKTRAPGAMIGPFIDGKLVRESPWRTMARAEPVDVPLMVGANSNEASVILAMGVPPAAALAFLGEDTGVGRAAYGAGLADDELARQVLGDAWFVAPARWLAGRTQHGAPSYLYHFDYVAEGRRDRVQGAAHGSEIPYVFGTLDYLASLTGSVSAADRRFSAELSSCWVAFAKSGVPRCSLTPDWPRYDAATDHLALLATTTHVVSKFRKPQLDHLLKVHAEQARAVH from the coding sequence ATGAAGCCAACGTTTAGATCTCCGATTTTTATCATTATTTCTGCACTTTTTTCACTGACGACCGCAAGCGCGGCCGCGCGGGCTGCGGACGTACCGCACGCAACTAGCGAGCAGGGACGTTTAGCCGGAGCAACTGACGGTCTTGTCGAGCGATTCCTGAACATTCCTTACGCGGCCGCGCCAACTGGTCCCTTGCGCTGGCGTGCGCCCCAGGCTGCGCCAGGCTGGCGAGGCGTTCGCGATGCCTCGGTCATCGGTCCGGCATGTCCGCAGACAGTACGTCCGCCGCTGATTGCGGGCGGCATCGCCGAAAAGCAATCGGAGGACTGTCTCCAGCTCAATATCTGGCGGCCGAAAGGTGCCCGCGACCTTCCGGTAATGGTCTGGATGCACGGGGGCGCGCATGTGATTGGGTCGGGTACCTTCCCTGTGTTTGACGGGTCGGCCTTCGCCCAGCAAGGCGTCATTCTGGTTACAATAAATTATCGTCTCGGCCCGCTCGGCTATTTTGCCCATCCCGCATTGACGGCGGCATCTCCGCAAGAGGAGGCGATCGGAAATTATGGGCTGATGGACCAGCTGGCTACGCTACGTTGGGTCCAGGCGAACATCGCTTCATTCGGCGGTGACCCGCAGCAGGTCACACTGTTCGGCGAATCCGCCGGCGCGATCGCACTCTCGACAATTCTTGCGAATCGCGAGGCCAAAGGACTTTTCGCACGCGCGATAGTCCAGTCTGGGGTCGGACTCACCGACCTTCGGATCCTTGCCGATGAGGAAAAGCGGGGATTGGCTTTTGCGGAAAGTGCTGGGGCACTAGCTTCGGCCAGCGCGGATGACTTGCGCGCTCTGCCGGTCGCGGCGCTGGTGGCGGCAGGTAAAACCCGTGCGCCGGGTGCGATGATTGGCCCCTTCATCGATGGAAAGCTGGTGCGCGAATCGCCATGGCGGACAATGGCGCGTGCCGAACCGGTGGATGTCCCGCTAATGGTCGGGGCGAACAGTAACGAGGCAAGCGTAATCCTTGCGATGGGGGTACCGCCCGCCGCTGCACTTGCTTTTCTGGGGGAAGATACCGGCGTCGGTCGCGCAGCGTATGGCGCGGGGCTCGCGGACGACGAACTGGCTCGCCAGGTTTTGGGTGATGCCTGGTTCGTGGCCCCGGCACGGTGGCTTGCTGGGCGAACGCAGCACGGCGCACCAAGTTATCTCTATCATTTCGACTATGTCGCCGAAGGGCGCCGCGACCGGGTGCAGGGTGCGGCGCACGGGTCCGAAATTCCTTACGTTTTCGGCACGCTCGATTATCTCGCGTCGCTTACCGGATCCGTAAGCGCCGCCGACCGCCGCTTCAGCGCCGAGTTGTCCTCCTGCTGGGTGGCCTTTGCAAAGAGCGGGGTGCCGCGTTGTTCGCTCACGCCCGACTGGCCACGATATGACGCAGCCACGGACCACCTTGCCCTACTCGCGACGACGACCCATGTCGTGTCGAAATTTCGTAAGCCACAGCTCGATCATTTGCTGAAGGTTCACGCAGAGCAAGCTCGAGCCGTTCATTAG
- a CDS encoding TonB-dependent receptor, with the protein MVAGDDGTIVVTARRREERLADVPTAASVIDSASLADRGGATGTGELLADQPSVRFNNLNSSITSEISIRASSTARATNGDPSVGLYRNGAYIAGGAVGGRNFTRLDLLDIGRVEVLRGTQGALYGRNAVGGAINIISAEPEFDVSGWASARYGFENENLQLQGAANVPLAEGLAVRLSADFVEQDKGFFYNPGNDVYFDQQKGHGLRGQLRLKRGPVDAIFMAETQRLTTPAIHYQISIPAGTPGFPGGYTQDRFSYPWSTPPRASQDVDGLQAIFRIDLGGADLTSTTSFRKRHSEYDLDNDAVSSAELARARAAGQIGALIPIDPSASSFVVDTTDNFTLDIHVSGSSDRLTWLVGADLLLLDSDFSVTTTRTQTLANSSPGNIAPARLHFESYAAYGSLGFDLTESLNLTGELRYTRDSRSITARLYDLATGLPTGGAARIIDDSISADNISYNATLSQKVTADVLAYGKVGSSYRAGGFNTRLSDPRAPSPVQVLFGNESSTSYEFGIKGTPIRRGYFAIAGYYTVLDDLIAQVDDGCALTNAACPVAAVAFLTNAGDAKSWGIEAEYSQGFDLGEGSGRLALSGSRQGGEVKSGRFDGLDLAQVPDWLASANLNLRYPVGKDVALTSNVLVSGQWGGKQELTATSVDLDDYVLVNLRAGVEFGDFSLSAFANNVFNKIYFVAQAPTINRYSQPRVIGIEGRVKF; encoded by the coding sequence ATGGTGGCTGGGGATGACGGCACGATCGTCGTTACCGCGCGGCGTCGTGAAGAGCGGCTCGCGGATGTTCCCACGGCAGCCTCGGTAATCGACAGCGCCTCACTCGCAGATCGCGGTGGCGCGACCGGCACCGGCGAACTGCTCGCGGATCAGCCCAGCGTCCGGTTCAACAATCTGAACTCGTCGATCACGTCCGAGATTTCCATCCGTGCATCGTCGACCGCTCGGGCGACTAACGGAGATCCGAGCGTCGGCCTCTATCGCAATGGTGCCTATATCGCGGGCGGCGCCGTGGGTGGCAGAAACTTTACGCGCCTCGACCTCCTCGACATTGGCCGAGTCGAAGTGCTGCGCGGGACGCAGGGTGCACTTTACGGTCGGAACGCGGTTGGCGGTGCGATCAACATCATCTCGGCCGAGCCGGAATTCGATGTCTCAGGCTGGGCAAGTGCCCGCTATGGTTTCGAGAACGAAAACCTGCAGCTTCAGGGTGCGGCGAATGTCCCGCTCGCCGAGGGGCTAGCGGTTCGGCTCAGCGCGGACTTTGTCGAGCAGGACAAGGGTTTCTTCTACAATCCCGGCAACGATGTCTATTTCGATCAGCAAAAAGGGCACGGACTTCGTGGCCAGCTGCGCCTCAAGCGCGGCCCCGTCGACGCCATCTTCATGGCCGAGACGCAACGGCTGACCACGCCTGCGATCCATTATCAAATATCCATTCCAGCCGGCACGCCGGGCTTTCCAGGAGGCTACACCCAAGATCGCTTCAGCTATCCCTGGAGCACACCGCCGCGGGCGAGCCAGGACGTAGATGGGCTGCAGGCGATTTTCCGTATCGATCTAGGCGGCGCGGATCTCACGTCGACGACTTCGTTCCGCAAGCGTCATTCAGAGTATGACCTCGACAATGACGCGGTGAGTTCGGCCGAGCTCGCGCGCGCGCGGGCGGCGGGCCAGATCGGTGCGTTGATCCCCATCGATCCCAGCGCTTCGTCCTTCGTGGTCGATACCACCGACAATTTCACGCTGGACATTCACGTCAGCGGATCAAGCGACCGTCTGACCTGGCTTGTCGGTGCCGATCTGCTGCTGCTCGACAGTGACTTTTCGGTGACCACAACTCGTACGCAAACGCTTGCCAATTCCTCGCCCGGCAATATCGCTCCCGCGCGGCTCCATTTCGAGAGCTATGCGGCCTATGGTTCGCTCGGCTTCGACCTTACCGAAAGCCTCAACCTCACTGGCGAGCTTCGTTACACCCGCGACAGCCGGAGCATCACAGCCCGCCTCTACGATCTCGCGACGGGACTCCCAACGGGGGGGGCCGCGCGGATCATCGACGATAGCATCAGCGCCGACAATATCTCCTACAATGCGACGCTTTCGCAGAAGGTTACGGCAGATGTTCTCGCATACGGCAAGGTCGGGAGCAGTTACCGCGCCGGTGGTTTCAACACGCGACTATCCGACCCTCGCGCACCGAGTCCGGTACAGGTCCTGTTCGGTAACGAGAGCAGCACATCCTATGAATTCGGCATCAAGGGCACTCCGATCCGCCGCGGCTATTTCGCAATCGCAGGCTACTACACCGTGCTCGACGATCTGATCGCACAGGTCGACGATGGCTGCGCGCTGACCAATGCGGCCTGTCCGGTCGCCGCGGTCGCCTTTCTCACCAACGCCGGTGATGCAAAAAGCTGGGGCATCGAGGCCGAATACAGCCAGGGCTTCGACCTCGGCGAGGGTTCGGGACGCCTTGCGCTCAGCGGCTCGCGCCAAGGCGGCGAGGTCAAAAGCGGCCGCTTTGATGGTCTCGACCTTGCGCAGGTCCCCGACTGGCTCGCCTCGGCTAACCTCAATCTGCGCTATCCGGTGGGCAAAGATGTCGCCCTGACGAGCAATGTCCTTGTCAGCGGGCAATGGGGGGGCAAGCAGGAACTCACGGCAACCTCGGTCGATCTCGACGATTATGTCCTCGTCAATCTCAGGGCCGGAGTCGAGTTCGGCGATTTCAGCCTGTCCGCCTTCGCCAACAATGTGTTCAACAAAATCTACTTCGTCGCTCAGGCACCGACGATCAACCGCTACAGCCAGCCGCGCGTTATCGGGATCGAAGGTCGTGTCAAATTCTGA
- a CDS encoding GntR family transcriptional regulator, with product MAATKTNDESAPTQDQVIARLLTDDIVEWRIPPGSWLREREIAARFGVSHAPVREAFRHLARIGLVKVVPWRGTYVIEIDEHAANEVYELWKSLFGVVCRLAAAEMTDRDGRELMLRLVEYKDVTQRTGDTFEHIKISNRIGRFIAKRSNAPLALELLDRVALLARWQHNVYTDSYIETHGNKAAMRSAVLYEELCRHIIARSGDAADATARDLIGVTQDSFGRALEEYKTRHKKPKPGRRRAKAT from the coding sequence ATGGCCGCGACGAAGACGAACGACGAGAGCGCGCCGACTCAGGACCAGGTGATTGCACGCCTCTTGACGGACGACATCGTCGAATGGCGGATCCCTCCGGGTTCCTGGTTACGGGAAAGGGAAATCGCTGCGCGGTTCGGTGTGAGTCACGCGCCCGTGCGCGAGGCGTTCCGCCATCTCGCACGAATCGGCCTCGTCAAGGTGGTGCCATGGCGTGGTACCTACGTAATCGAAATCGACGAACACGCAGCGAACGAGGTCTATGAGCTGTGGAAATCACTGTTCGGCGTCGTTTGCCGCCTTGCGGCGGCCGAAATGACCGATCGCGACGGACGCGAACTCATGCTCCGGCTCGTCGAATACAAGGATGTAACCCAGCGCACCGGGGACACCTTCGAGCATATAAAGATCTCTAACCGCATCGGCCGATTCATCGCCAAGCGCAGCAATGCACCCCTTGCGCTCGAGTTGCTTGACCGAGTCGCTCTTCTTGCCCGCTGGCAGCACAATGTCTATACCGACAGCTACATTGAGACGCATGGCAACAAGGCGGCGATGCGATCGGCAGTGCTTTATGAGGAGCTTTGTCGGCACATCATCGCGCGCAGCGGCGATGCCGCCGATGCGACCGCACGCGACCTGATAGGCGTGACGCAAGACAGCTTCGGACGGGCACTTGAGGAATATAAGACGCGGCACAAGAAACCCAAGCCGGGGCGCCGCCGCGCGAAGGCGACGTGA
- a CDS encoding serine hydrolase domain-containing protein translates to MRNQLLIAESVIIDNNCKRQVSEWRYLSVHKLWIAATAFATLMGATEAQAGAPTQATCTKAIAYSDENRGVAVLVLKNGLVLCASSQTTEPHELWSGTKSLVGLMAAAAAQDGLLNLDERAAETITEWESDPPKNAITLHHLLSMTSGQPSAVGHPQSYAASLKIALTAQPGSRFQYGPAPLQIFGEIMRRKLEAAGQDPDPRRYLERRILGPIGVTVAKWRNGPDGNPLMPQGVTISAGQWAKIGEFVRGGGKSRGAQLVDPGTFAALFEGTRANPAYGLTWWLPRTTPSRDAVTASTDITDPNADLPPDMVVAAGAGDQRLYVIPSRGLTIVRQARLDLSALLAGRKSEWSDRHFLSLILVQ, encoded by the coding sequence TTGCGGAATCAATTATTGATTGCGGAATCAGTTATTATCGATAATAACTGCAAAAGACAAGTATCGGAATGGAGATATCTCAGCGTGCACAAGCTATGGATTGCCGCGACTGCCTTCGCAACGTTGATGGGGGCAACTGAAGCACAAGCAGGCGCCCCAACACAGGCAACCTGCACGAAAGCGATCGCCTATTCCGATGAAAACAGGGGCGTTGCGGTGCTTGTTCTCAAGAACGGGCTCGTCCTGTGCGCCTCTTCGCAAACAACCGAGCCACATGAACTTTGGTCCGGCACCAAGAGCCTCGTTGGCTTGATGGCAGCAGCGGCCGCTCAGGATGGTCTGCTCAATCTGGACGAGCGCGCGGCGGAAACTATCACCGAGTGGGAAAGCGACCCGCCGAAAAACGCGATCACCTTGCACCATCTCCTGTCGATGACCAGCGGCCAACCCTCAGCCGTAGGGCACCCTCAGAGTTATGCGGCGTCGCTGAAGATTGCGCTTACTGCCCAACCAGGATCACGCTTCCAGTATGGACCAGCCCCGTTACAGATTTTCGGCGAGATCATGCGTCGCAAGCTCGAAGCTGCGGGACAGGATCCCGATCCACGCCGTTATCTGGAACGGCGTATACTCGGTCCGATCGGCGTGACCGTTGCAAAGTGGCGCAACGGACCAGACGGCAACCCACTGATGCCCCAGGGTGTGACGATTAGCGCAGGGCAATGGGCAAAAATCGGCGAGTTCGTTCGCGGCGGCGGCAAGAGCCGAGGAGCGCAGTTGGTCGATCCCGGCACATTTGCCGCGCTGTTTGAAGGGACCCGCGCCAACCCTGCGTATGGCCTGACTTGGTGGCTTCCACGAACAACGCCGTCTAGGGATGCGGTGACGGCTTCCACCGACATCACGGATCCCAATGCTGACCTGCCGCCAGATATGGTGGTTGCGGCTGGTGCGGGCGACCAGCGGCTTTACGTCATTCCGTCGCGTGGGCTGACGATAGTGAGGCAGGCTCGCCTAGATCTGAGTGCGCTGCTCGCCGGCAGGAAGAGCGAGTGGTCCGATCGGCATTTCCTGTCTCTGATTTTAGTCCAATAG
- a CDS encoding long-chain fatty acid--CoA ligase: MLMGLMQERPLQISAILEHAARAHGNREIVSELVNEPAWRFDWRSCDRRARQAAQALTVLGIEAGDRISSLAWNTHRHLELFYAVPGMGAVLHTANPRLSDEQIAFTIGHAGSRILLFDANLFPLVERLKPLLARIEHFILLGTAAAEAPDALSCVGYENLIAGHSGNFDWPCFDENTAAVLCYTSGTTGDPKGILYSHRSIVLHAMAAGLSSAFGFGAFDVILPCSSMYHATAWGLPYAAGINGCKLVLPCDRMDGPSLARLICDEGVTFSCGVPTIWTMYLAHITSSGQDVGKLKRVVIGGSAVPRAMAETFRERYGVTVLQIWGMTETSPLGVISTPTPALAAEGTEFADEVLLTRQGRMQFGIELRIVDEAGDSLPWDGEQAGALQVRGAWVVDRYYPGAVAADHAGWFETGDIGTIDRFGFLRLTDRAKDVIKSGGEWISSIDLENAAAGCPGVRVAAVIGVHDPKWEERPLLVIEPHDDRAPTREDLRIYLAARVAKWWLPDEIVFARIPLTATGKIDKKALRNSYGNRDFDSPVRCEPSSL; the protein is encoded by the coding sequence ATGCTGATGGGCTTGATGCAGGAAAGGCCGCTTCAGATTAGCGCCATTCTCGAGCACGCCGCGCGAGCCCATGGTAACCGCGAGATTGTTTCTGAACTGGTCAACGAGCCCGCATGGCGATTTGATTGGCGGTCCTGCGACCGGCGCGCACGGCAGGCCGCGCAAGCGCTGACCGTACTCGGGATCGAAGCCGGCGACCGTATATCGTCACTCGCGTGGAACACCCATCGGCACCTTGAGCTTTTCTATGCCGTGCCTGGCATGGGCGCGGTGCTCCACACAGCGAACCCCCGGCTAAGCGACGAGCAGATCGCATTCACCATTGGTCACGCGGGAAGCCGCATTTTGCTCTTCGACGCCAATCTCTTTCCTCTGGTCGAACGACTTAAACCTTTGCTGGCCAGGATCGAGCATTTTATCCTGCTCGGCACGGCTGCTGCCGAAGCGCCCGATGCGCTGTCGTGTGTCGGCTATGAGAATCTGATTGCCGGGCATAGCGGCAATTTCGACTGGCCCTGCTTCGACGAGAACACTGCCGCAGTGCTTTGCTATACCTCCGGGACGACCGGTGATCCCAAGGGGATTCTCTACAGCCATCGCTCGATCGTCCTGCACGCGATGGCCGCGGGGTTGAGCAGCGCCTTCGGCTTCGGCGCTTTCGATGTGATTCTGCCCTGCTCGTCGATGTATCACGCCACGGCGTGGGGGTTGCCCTATGCCGCAGGCATCAACGGCTGCAAGCTGGTTCTGCCCTGTGATCGCATGGATGGGCCAAGCCTGGCGCGGCTCATTTGCGACGAAGGGGTGACGTTCTCGTGCGGCGTGCCGACGATCTGGACAATGTACCTCGCGCATATCACCTCGAGTGGGCAGGATGTAGGCAAGCTGAAGCGAGTGGTGATCGGAGGCTCGGCCGTGCCACGCGCGATGGCTGAGACCTTCCGTGAGCGCTATGGTGTAACGGTTCTCCAGATATGGGGCATGACCGAGACAAGCCCGCTCGGGGTCATTTCTACTCCGACACCTGCCCTTGCCGCAGAGGGAACCGAGTTTGCCGATGAGGTCCTGCTGACCCGGCAAGGACGGATGCAGTTCGGGATCGAACTACGTATCGTCGACGAGGCCGGAGACTCCTTGCCCTGGGACGGCGAGCAAGCAGGGGCATTGCAGGTTCGCGGCGCTTGGGTCGTCGACCGTTATTACCCCGGAGCCGTAGCGGCAGACCATGCCGGATGGTTCGAAACTGGTGACATTGGCACAATCGACCGCTTTGGCTTCCTTCGGCTCACTGATCGCGCAAAGGATGTCATCAAGTCGGGCGGCGAATGGATAAGTTCGATCGACCTGGAAAATGCGGCAGCGGGCTGTCCCGGCGTGCGGGTTGCCGCGGTGATCGGCGTCCATGATCCCAAATGGGAAGAGCGTCCGCTGCTCGTGATCGAACCACACGACGATCGCGCGCCGACCCGCGAAGATCTCCGCATTTATCTGGCAGCACGCGTAGCGAAATGGTGGTTGCCGGACGAAATTGTCTTTGCCCGCATCCCGCTGACCGCGACGGGCAAGATCGACAAAAAGGCACTTCGAAACAGTTACGGGAACCGCGACTTCGATTCGCCCGTCCGGTGCGAGCCAAGTTCTTTATAG
- a CDS encoding IS110 family transposase, translating into MEQFIGLDVSLKDTFISVREGGARIWRGKCPSDPKLIAEVIRKRAPSVKRVVLETGSLSVWFYHALKQEDLPTICIDARHAKAALDMAPNKTDANDADGLAHLAEVGICREVRVKSFESMLTRTLVAARNQMLRATTQLSNQIRGLMKTFGLVVPKSAGRFFEGHVRSLLASNAGLEQIILPVLEAWRGIRARASELSKQLIASARASEQCQLLSSIPGVGAVTASSFVAAIEDPENFRKSRSVGAWIGLTTRRYQSGEVDYDGHISRRGDSHLRGLLYEAAVVILTRTTADSALRIWGLKLKEKIGFKRAAVAVARKLAVIMHTMLRTGELFDRSVPAEA; encoded by the coding sequence ATGGAACAGTTTATCGGACTCGACGTATCTTTGAAAGATACATTCATCTCGGTGCGGGAGGGAGGAGCGCGGATCTGGCGCGGTAAGTGCCCGTCTGACCCTAAACTAATAGCAGAAGTGATTCGCAAGCGTGCTCCGAGCGTAAAACGCGTTGTGCTCGAAACGGGTTCTCTGTCGGTTTGGTTTTATCACGCGCTGAAGCAGGAAGACTTGCCGACAATCTGCATCGATGCCCGCCATGCTAAGGCAGCTCTCGACATGGCACCGAATAAGACCGATGCGAACGACGCAGACGGCCTCGCACATCTGGCTGAGGTCGGCATTTGCCGCGAGGTGCGCGTGAAGAGCTTCGAGAGCATGCTGACCCGCACGCTGGTTGCAGCGCGCAATCAGATGTTGAGGGCGACGACGCAACTGTCAAATCAGATCCGCGGTCTGATGAAGACCTTCGGCCTGGTGGTTCCCAAGAGCGCCGGGCGCTTTTTCGAGGGCCATGTACGTAGCCTGCTGGCAAGCAATGCAGGACTCGAGCAGATCATCTTGCCGGTGCTCGAGGCTTGGCGGGGTATCCGCGCCCGCGCCTCCGAATTGAGCAAACAGCTTATCGCCTCGGCGCGAGCAAGCGAGCAATGCCAACTGTTATCTTCGATACCTGGCGTTGGCGCGGTGACCGCCTCGTCCTTCGTTGCGGCGATCGAAGACCCGGAAAACTTCCGGAAGTCGCGTTCGGTTGGAGCCTGGATCGGCTTGACGACTAGGCGTTACCAATCGGGCGAAGTCGATTATGACGGCCATATATCTAGGCGTGGCGACAGTCATCTGCGCGGACTGTTGTACGAAGCGGCAGTCGTGATCCTCACTCGCACCACGGCAGACAGCGCGTTGCGCATCTGGGGTTTGAAACTCAAGGAGAAAATTGGCTTTAAACGAGCCGCCGTCGCGGTCGCGCGCAAGCTCGCCGTGATCATGCATACCATGCTTCGAACAGGTGAACTGTTCGACCGCTCGGTCCCTGCCGAGGCTTGA